The following DNA comes from Sphingomonas flavescens.
CCCGCGGCAGTCGCTGCCAACACGGACACGCAGATCGTCGTGACTGGTTCGCGCATCCGCCGTCCGAATCTCGATTCGTCGGTTCCGATCACCAGCGTCGCAGTGCAGGACCTGACCAGCCGCGGCGAAGTCTCGCTCGGTGACGCGCTCAATGACCTGCCTTCGCTCCGCTCGACATTCAGCCAGGCCAACTCAACCGGCTCGATCGGCACCGCCGGTCTCAGCATCCTCGACCTTCGCGGCCTTGGCACGAACCGGACGCTCGTGCTGGTCAACGGCCGCCGCACGGTCTCCGCGCAGCCGGGCAACTTCAACGTCGACGTGAACACGATCCCCGTCGACCTGCTCGACCGCGTTGACGTGGTCACCGGCGGCAACTCGGCCGTCTACGGCTCGGACGCCGTCGCCGGCGTCGTCAACTTCATCCTCAAGCGCGACTACGAAGGCGTGAAGGTTCGCGGCCAGATCGGCACGAGCACCTACAACGATCGCGACAACAAGTTCGCCAGCATTGTTGCGGGCCACAATTTCCTCGACGGCAAGCTCAACCTGACCGGCGCATTCGAATATGCGAAATCGGACGCCGTCTATTATTCCGATCGGCCCTACCTCGGCGCATATACCGGTGTCCCCGGGTTCTACACCAGCCAGATCACGACCGCGCCGAACCGCAACTTCGACGGTATCCCGAACACATCGTTCTGGAGCGTGAACGGCGGAAACACGCCGGGCATCACCTTCGGCAACATCTCGACCGGCGGCTATGTGCTCAACACCTGTCCGACCTCGGCAAGCGCCGCAGTTCGCGCGCTGGTCTGCACGGGTGCGCAGTCGCCTACCGGCGGCAACATCGTTTCCAACTACGCGTTCAACCCGGACGGGACGCTGTCGCGTGACGTGCCCTACTTCGACAACCGTCCGATTGGCGGCGGCGTGTTCGGCGGCCTCAGCGCAACCGGCGTTGAAGACGCGATGCTGCTTCCAGGCCTGGAGCGCTTTGTCGGCAACGTCTTCCTCAACGGAAATATCTCGCCGGCATTCAAGCCGTTCGTCGAGGCCAGCTATGTACGCGTCAATGCGACGCAGCAGAGCACGCAGCCGACCTTCGTCGCGTCGAACCTCAGCCCGGTATTCAGTCTCAACAACCCGTTCCTGTCCTCACAGGCTCGGGCGCTGATCAGCCAGTTCCCGGCCACCGTTTCGGCCGCCAGCTGCCAAGCGCGCACCGGTACCAGCCAGTGCTTCACCATGCAGCGTTTTAACAACGACCTCGGCACCCGCGCCGAAGACCACAAGCGAACGACGTATCGCGTCGTGGTCGGCGCCCGCGGCGAATTGTCGAGCAGCGGAAACCTCAACTACGAAGCGTCGCTGAACTACGGCCACACGCGGACCTATTATGAGACGGGCGGCAACGTTCTGATCGCCAACTTCAACCGCGCCTCGGACGCGCGTTTGAACTCGGCTGGCCAGATCGTCTGCGGCGTCAATGCCGACGCCAGCACGACGAACGATGACCCGTCCTGCGTTCCGCTGAACCTGTTCGGCTATGGCGCGTCGTCGCAGGCAGCTCGCGATTACGTCCTTTACACCTCGTCGCGCGTGCAAAAGGCCACGCAGCTTGACGGCGTCGCGTTCATCTCTGGTGACTCGTCGGGCTTCTTCCGCCTTCCGGGCGGACCGATCGGCTTCTCGCTGGGCTATGAGCACCGCGAGGAGAAGGCGAGCTCGGTGTATGACGACGTTACCGCGAGCGGCGCGACGTTCCTCAACGCGTTCCAGCCGTTCCTACCCCCCAAGCTGGTCACCAACGAAGGTTTCGGCGAAGTTCGCCTGCCCATCCTGGCGGACCTGCCGGGGATCAAGGAGCTGACTGTCGAGGGTGCGGCGCGTTATTCCAAGTATCGCGGCATCAAGGGCGTTTGGGCTTATAATGCTGGTGCGACCTACTCGCCGTTCAGTGGCCTGAAACTCCGCGCTGGCTATGCTCGTTCGGTCCGGACGCCGACTCTCTCGGACGCATATGCGGCTGAAACGCAGACGTTCGCCAACGGCCTGACGGATCCTTGCGATCAGCCCGGCGGCACCAACGCGAGCAACAACATCAGCTCGAACCCGAACCGCGCCGCGAACTGCGCCGCGGCAGGTGTCCCGACCACTGTCACGTACGTCAACAACAGCGGTGCAACGGTCACGGTGCCCTTCACCAACGTTCCTGGATCGGGCGTGTTGGGCATCAACCGGGGTAATCCTGACCTGGTGCCGGAAAAGGGCGACAGCCTGACGATTGGCGGCGTCGTGCAGCCTAGCTTCATGCCTGGGTTCGCGCTGACCGTTGACTATTACCGCATCAAGGTGCGGAACGTGATCTCCGGCCTTAGCGGCCAGCAGATCATCAACCGTTGCTATGATGATCCGACGGGCATCAATAACGAATTCTGCGCCGCGATCGCTCGTCAGACCAGCACCAACCCGCTGATCAACGGCACCTTTGCCGGCCAGACGACGCGCGACCTGCCGAACCTCAACCGCTTCTCGTTCCCGTCCACCGGCAATGCGTTCATCAACCAGCCGTATAACTTCGCGGCGCTGATCCGTCGGGGTGTCGACTTCGACGCCAGCTATTCGCGTCGCCTGTGGGGCAATGTTCGCTTCTCGGGACGCGCAATCGTCAGCGTGCTGCTGCAGAGCGAGAACTTCAGCTACCTCACGCAGCCTGACCGTTCGGACAAGATCGACCAGACGTTCGGCGATCCGCGGTGGGGCGCTTCTTGGAACGCGAACCTGGACTTCGGCAACGTCGACTTCACGTACAGTGGCAACTACGTTGGCCGTCAGTCGATCCTGAGCTGGGAAACCCAGTTCAGCCACCAGGGACGTGGCCCGACGAACCCCGACGCACGGCCGATCAAATGGTATCCGTCGCAGATCACGCACAGCGCGCGCGTGAATTGGGACGTGCTGACCAAGCTGCGGCTGTATGCGGGCGTCGACAACATCGCCAACAAGCGGCCGCCGTACGACCTGACCGGCGTCGAAGGCGGCAGCCCGTTCAATCCCACGGGTCGCTTCTTCTACGGCGGTGCGGAGTTGAAATTCCGCTAAATCCAGGCATGCACGAGGAAACGGGGGTCGTCCTAACGGGCGGCCCCTTTTTCTTTGAGCGCTGCGTAGCGGGCTGTGTCTCGACAGCCACACCTGCTTAACTTTCGGTATAGTTTCCGCTCTCCGATCATCAGCTGAAGCCACCGGCAATTGACAGCCGCTAACTGCGCGGAAAAGCTGACGTCGGGTCGCTCGTGGCGTCACGCTCGAGCAGAAAACAGGGGAAACAACCATGCGAGCCACTCGTGCCTCCGCATTTCTGCGTGCGAATCTTCTCGTCGGCGCCTCGCTCGGCGCGCTGCTGATTGCCGCTCCGGCTTCGGCAAAGACTGCCGATCAGCCGGCGACGCCGCCGACCGATACCGCCGGCACGCCGGCCGCGCAGGTGCAGGCACAAACCACGGCCGCGACCAACGATCAAAAGGAAGCGCAGCAGACGCCGACCGGTGACGTCTCGGCGGGTTCAAGCGGCGGCGATACGGCCGTCAATCCCAATCAAAGCCAGATCGTCGTGACGGGCACTCGCATCAAGCAGCCGGAATTCACCAGCTCGGATCCCGTGTCGCGCATTGATCCTGAGATTGCGCAGCGCGAAGGGAAGCTGAGCACTGCCGATACGCTGCAGTCGTCGCCGATCGCCGCCGGTTCGACCCAGATTACCTCGGCGCTGTCTTCGAACTTCGTCACCAACGGCGGCCCGGGCGCGCAGACCATCGATCTTCGCGGTCTCGGCGCCAATCGCACGCTCGTCCTGCTCAACGGTCGGCGCGCCGGCCCGGCAGGTACGCGCGGCGGCGTGTCGTCCTTCGACCTCAACGTCCTGCCGCAGTCCATCGTGAAGCAGGTCGACATCCTGAAGACCGGCGCTTCGTCGATCTACGGTTCCGACGCCGTCGCCGGCGTGGTCAACCTGATCACCAAGACCGATTTCAACGGCGTCCAGCTGGACGGCTTCGCCAGCATGCCGGTGCGAACCGCGGGCGAACAGTACAGCGTCAGCGCGCTGCTCGGTAAGACGTTCAATCGGGGCCATATCATGGTCGCGCTGGATTACTTCCGTCAGAACGAGCTGAAGCGTGGCGATCGACGCTATCTCGATTGTCCGGAAGCGTACGTCTTCAAGAACGGATCGAACCAGCGCGCGGACGTTATCGACCCGCGCACCGGCAAGTATCACTGCGAAGATCTGCCCGTCGGGCAGGTTTGGACTTACGACTACGAGTACAACTATCTCGGGGGTCGCGGGAACCTCCACATCAATGACGGTCGCTACGTCGGCCCCGTCAACCTCATGCAGTATTTCCCCAACGGCTCCTACGGTCTGTCGCCGATCACGGGCTGTGGAGACTTTTCCTGCTTCCGCGCTCCGGCGGGCTGGTATCCTACCGGATACGACCCCCTCTCTCACGGTTTACAGGACGATTATAATCCGTTCGCCAGCGAGCAGACGATCATTCCGAAGACGACGCGTTACACGATCTACGCCGACGCTTCGTATGAGCTGACCGACAATATCGAGGCTTATGCCGAGTTCCTCGCGAACCGCCGCAAGACTTACCAGAACGGCTGGCGTCAGTTCTGGACGTTCGGCTTTACCAGCGACATCTATAATGACGGTGGGTCCTACGGCACCTACTGGGCGCCGGGTTGGGAAGGCCTGAACTTCCTCAGCCCGACCGCCGTCACGAACCGTGGTTCGGACGCCAGCCAGAAGGTGGACTATTGGCGCGGTGTCGGCGGCATTCGCGGCGAGTTCGGCAATTTGCTCAAGGGCTGGTCGTACGACGCGTACGTCCAATACAGCCACAATAAGGGCATCTACCGCAGCGAGCAGATCCTGCAGGACGTTATCGACCTGACGAGCTTCCAGACCTCGTCATGCGTCGGCACCCTGACCCCGTTTTCAAAAAAGCAGTGTGTTGATTTGCCGTGGGTCGATCCTAATTTCCTGCGCGGTCAGTTCACACCCGCACAGGCGGCATACCTGTTCGATTGGGAGACAGGTAAGACGATCTATAAGCAGCTGTCCGGAGAAGCTTCGGTCAGCGGCCATCTCATTGATCTCCCTGCCGGACCCGTAGGCCTGGCGCTGGGCATTTCCGCGCGGCGCGACAGCATCAACGATACTCCTGGCGCGATCACGCTCGCACAGCCGAACCCATATTACGATGCGTCGATCGTGCCCGGGTCTCGTGCCTGCAACACTATCTACTATCCGTGCCAAGCTTTCCACGGCAACTCGTGGGGCTCGTCAAGCGGCGGAATCACCGCGGGTCATTCGGTCACCAAGGAAGCTTTTGGCGAAATCTCGATCCCACTGCTGAAGGAACGTCCGCTCTTCAAAGATCTGTCGTTCTCCGGTGCAGCCCGGATCACCAACGTCGAGAACGTGCGCGCAAGCGACGGGCTCACGGATAAAGATAAAGGCAATTGGACCTACAAGCTCGGCGGCAATTGGGCAGTCAACAATTGGCTGCGCTTCCGCGGCACTTATGGGACCTCGTTCCGCGCGCCAGCATTGTTCGAACAGTTCAAAGCGGACGAAACTAGCTTTCCAAGCGCCCGTACGATCGATCCGTGCGTCCAGTATGCTTTTAACCTAGCGCAAGGAAACATCAGCCAGCGCATCGCCGATAACTGCAGGTCGCAAGGGATTCCCGGGAATTACGGCGGTGGCAGCATCACCGCCACCGCGCA
Coding sequences within:
- a CDS encoding TonB-dependent receptor domain-containing protein yields the protein MTNRNLLAATALQTGAFIFFASATPSFAQTTTTTCPLPGSTAPSTTVDPNCVPADTSPAAVAANTDTQIVVTGSRIRRPNLDSSVPITSVAVQDLTSRGEVSLGDALNDLPSLRSTFSQANSTGSIGTAGLSILDLRGLGTNRTLVLVNGRRTVSAQPGNFNVDVNTIPVDLLDRVDVVTGGNSAVYGSDAVAGVVNFILKRDYEGVKVRGQIGTSTYNDRDNKFASIVAGHNFLDGKLNLTGAFEYAKSDAVYYSDRPYLGAYTGVPGFYTSQITTAPNRNFDGIPNTSFWSVNGGNTPGITFGNISTGGYVLNTCPTSASAAVRALVCTGAQSPTGGNIVSNYAFNPDGTLSRDVPYFDNRPIGGGVFGGLSATGVEDAMLLPGLERFVGNVFLNGNISPAFKPFVEASYVRVNATQQSTQPTFVASNLSPVFSLNNPFLSSQARALISQFPATVSAASCQARTGTSQCFTMQRFNNDLGTRAEDHKRTTYRVVVGARGELSSSGNLNYEASLNYGHTRTYYETGGNVLIANFNRASDARLNSAGQIVCGVNADASTTNDDPSCVPLNLFGYGASSQAARDYVLYTSSRVQKATQLDGVAFISGDSSGFFRLPGGPIGFSLGYEHREEKASSVYDDVTASGATFLNAFQPFLPPKLVTNEGFGEVRLPILADLPGIKELTVEGAARYSKYRGIKGVWAYNAGATYSPFSGLKLRAGYARSVRTPTLSDAYAAETQTFANGLTDPCDQPGGTNASNNISSNPNRAANCAAAGVPTTVTYVNNSGATVTVPFTNVPGSGVLGINRGNPDLVPEKGDSLTIGGVVQPSFMPGFALTVDYYRIKVRNVISGLSGQQIINRCYDDPTGINNEFCAAIARQTSTNPLINGTFAGQTTRDLPNLNRFSFPSTGNAFINQPYNFAALIRRGVDFDASYSRRLWGNVRFSGRAIVSVLLQSENFSYLTQPDRSDKIDQTFGDPRWGASWNANLDFGNVDFTYSGNYVGRQSILSWETQFSHQGRGPTNPDARPIKWYPSQITHSARVNWDVLTKLRLYAGVDNIANKRPPYDLTGVEGGSPFNPTGRFFYGGAELKFR
- a CDS encoding TonB-dependent receptor domain-containing protein encodes the protein MRATRASAFLRANLLVGASLGALLIAAPASAKTADQPATPPTDTAGTPAAQVQAQTTAATNDQKEAQQTPTGDVSAGSSGGDTAVNPNQSQIVVTGTRIKQPEFTSSDPVSRIDPEIAQREGKLSTADTLQSSPIAAGSTQITSALSSNFVTNGGPGAQTIDLRGLGANRTLVLLNGRRAGPAGTRGGVSSFDLNVLPQSIVKQVDILKTGASSIYGSDAVAGVVNLITKTDFNGVQLDGFASMPVRTAGEQYSVSALLGKTFNRGHIMVALDYFRQNELKRGDRRYLDCPEAYVFKNGSNQRADVIDPRTGKYHCEDLPVGQVWTYDYEYNYLGGRGNLHINDGRYVGPVNLMQYFPNGSYGLSPITGCGDFSCFRAPAGWYPTGYDPLSHGLQDDYNPFASEQTIIPKTTRYTIYADASYELTDNIEAYAEFLANRRKTYQNGWRQFWTFGFTSDIYNDGGSYGTYWAPGWEGLNFLSPTAVTNRGSDASQKVDYWRGVGGIRGEFGNLLKGWSYDAYVQYSHNKGIYRSEQILQDVIDLTSFQTSSCVGTLTPFSKKQCVDLPWVDPNFLRGQFTPAQAAYLFDWETGKTIYKQLSGEASVSGHLIDLPAGPVGLALGISARRDSINDTPGAITLAQPNPYYDASIVPGSRACNTIYYPCQAFHGNSWGSSSGGITAGHSVTKEAFGEISIPLLKERPLFKDLSFSGAARITNVENVRASDGLTDKDKGNWTYKLGGNWAVNNWLRFRGTYGTSFRAPALFEQFKADETSFPSARTIDPCVQYAFNLAQGNISQRIADNCRSQGIPGNYGGGSITATAHSQGGIGVLDPETSTALTASIILTPRFSFLPKTRISLAVDYFDIKVKNEVSQLGASNIVFGCYDSDAFPTDPLCSLFTRGAQNVTDPYAITNVYDNYINISSQRNRGLDFTALITHNMGKLGTLTLLGNATYQLKDKIAVFRDVVVNNNGTIGDPKFVGDVNLTWKTRDKWSFFWGSEIYGKASNERLYKDRHGGSLCHESNPSVIWGDYCVRLKVPTVWYHSASVTKEFGFGLEATLGMRNILNTRPPRVSTIGGGGLPSLIGPVVGTSQYDFLGRRVFLNLSKKF